Genomic DNA from Papilio machaon chromosome 14, ilPapMach1.1, whole genome shotgun sequence:
ATTTGTAGCAGGCGCGGCATCGTCGGCATACCTCCGCTCGCCATGTTTGGTGGCGCGGAGCCACGCGCCGCGGACATCCACCGTCACGTGTATTCACCGATTCCCTTTTACTTTCAGATCGCACCAGTATTCTTTCTCCTTCTCCTCGTCAGAGCGGAGAAGAAAATTGAACTTCAAGACATTGAGGAAGATAACCTTAAAAGCGAGAAAGAAGCTTCCTACGAAATTGAATCGTCCGAAGATTCCGAAGATGTTGGACGCTTCGAATATTTGAAGAAAGAACTCTTGCGGTACTTCAAAACCCCCAATCCTACAGCAGCGTCTCCCCAGCGCTACGTCCAACAGTACGCTGTAACTGAAACTCAAGAAAGATCTGCCGCTACGCCCGCACCTCTGTACAGCCACCAAGGAGCGAAGCAAGCCATGGTCGGCTATCTATCTAATGTACCGatgcaaatttatttagtCCCGCAGCAGTACAGCGGATCACCCGCCACTACTAAGAACTCTCACCACGAGCCACAGTATTCGGGACAGAATGTTAACCAAATAGCACATTATCCAACTCATGAAGGGGAACAACCGCATTACGTTTCACCGAGCGTGAAGGAGCACGTTCAGTCTTACTCGCCACCTGTCACCTACGTATCATTTTCACTGCAACCGACTGCGCCTCCGGCTGTTGCGACTGCGAACGCTGCGTCTTATCAGGAGCCTCTCGTCCAATACCAATCTGCCCTAGTACCTCCTCCTACACCTATTTCTAGTTCACAGCATCTAATTACAAAAGCATATTATTCACATGACTTGAACCCCCAAGGACAGGGTGAAGATGACCCGCAAAATGTTGTTGAAGGTCAAAACTATTATCATCCTCAAACTGAAGTTCCTTATATCGAATCTCAATCTCAAGATgttcatcattattataacCACAGGAGTCCTCTCCGAGTGAATAGCAACTCTGAGTTACCACATCCGAGTCCGCTTCTTTTAAAACCTCCGCCATCGCATCTATCCCACATCCCAAAAGCTTTGCCTATACATCGTCCCTGGAGCAAGCCTGTTTATAATAGTGGTCGACTGGGAATTGGTAGCATTGCTCCCAAGGCCATTGAAACATACGGCCCCATGTTTAAAAGAAGACCGACATCTTTACTAGATTCCTATATCCCATCGAGCCTCCAAATAGAGTATTTAAAGAGAGGTATTATAAAGGATCCATTGGTGGCATATGAAGCGTTGTCGAATGGCTTCAATTTAGATCATTTGGAATCAAATCCTAAATATTACGAAACTGGTTTCCTGCCGAATCAAGTATTCCATACGGCTGGAGGAGGTTCATTTTATGGACATTATAAGAGATCACCAAAAGACAAAAGATTAGGAAGTTAGTTTCTTACTATCAAAAATGATCAAGTCATAACACttgagttaattttatttacttttttaaagtctgaaatacattttaatgtaggatatcaaaactgttaaattagttattacCTGGATAGGATTGAAtgatagaattttaatttaagtcaaaattatgtaaataataacaagaaagaagttttattggagtacaaattaaatgtaggatcctttaaatcttattgtttttctatgttagttttagataaaaatttaattgtatgttaatcgtcaaaaatacaaatattttaaaaattaaagtattttttatttcatgcaACGTTATGAAGGTTTTAGTTGCCCTCTATTGTTAACTAACGTACTTGTGGGCTTACTGAAATGTTTTGTCTTATAGCAGGAAGATATTGCTTAGTGGATTTTGATGGACGGTAGCATCAATCTCCTTGTGTCCATTATCAATTGTTACGACGACCATGGGAACGGATTTATAATGACACTTTCATCTTTGCTGCAGTTGCGGAGAAACCACAAATACTACCTGCTTGTATTTTCCTACTCTAAAACacattaaactataa
This window encodes:
- the LOC106719923 gene encoding uncharacterized protein LOC106719923, whose protein sequence is MILLKIAPVFFLLLLVRAEKKIELQDIEEDNLKSEKEASYEIESSEDSEDVGRFEYLKKELLRYFKTPNPTAASPQRYVQQYAVTETQERSAATPAPLYSHQGAKQAMVGYLSNVPMQIYLVPQQYSGSPATTKNSHHEPQYSGQNVNQIAHYPTHEGEQPHYVSPSVKEHVQSYSPPVTYVSFSLQPTAPPAVATANAASYQEPLVQYQSALVPPPTPISSSQHLITKAYYSHDLNPQGQGEDDPQNVVEGQNYYHPQTEVPYIESQSQDVHHYYNHRSPLRVNSNSELPHPSPLLLKPPPSHLSHIPKALPIHRPWSKPVYNSGRLGIGSIAPKAIETYGPMFKRRPTSLLDSYIPSSLQIEYLKRGIIKDPLVAYEALSNGFNLDHLESNPKYYETGFLPNQVFHTAGGGSFYGHYKRSPKDKRLGS